TTCCACCGATGATGGCTCCTGCATGACCCATTCTTCTACCAGGAGGGGCTGTTTGTCCGGCAATGAATCCAACTACGGGTTTTTTATTCCCATCAGACTGGATCCAGCGAGCTGCATCTGCTTCGTATTGTCCGCCGATCTCACCGATCATGACAATCGCATCGGTTTCCGGATCATTCATCAACAACTGCACCGCTTCTTTGGTTGAAGTTCCAATGATAGGATCACCACCAATTCCGATCGCAGTAGAGATACCATAACCAGCTTTTACTACCTGGTCAGCAGCCTCGTAAGTCAAAGTACCAGACTTAGAAACAATACCTACTTTTCCTTTTTTGAAAACAAAACCGGGCATGATACCCACTTTAGCCTCCTCAGGAGTGATCACACCAGGACAATTGGGTCCTACAAGCGTGGCTCCTTTGGACCTGGCATAAGGTTTAGCGGTCATCATGTCTTTTACAGGAATACCCTCCGTGATGGTCACGATTACTTTGATACCCGCATCCGCTGCTTCCATGATCGCATCAGCCGCAAATGCCGGTGGCACGAATATGATAGTTACGTCCGCTCCGGTAGCGGTTACTGCTTCTTTTACGGTATTGAAAACCGGCTTATCCAGGTGCGTTTGGCCCCCTTTTCCGGGAGTAACGCCGCCTACTACGTTAGATCCGTATTCGATCATTTGTGAAGCATGGAACGTACCTTCGGAACCGGTGAATCCTTGTACGATAATTTTGGAATCCTTATTAACTAAGACACTCATGGGTATTATTGTAAATGTGCTGCAAAAATAGAAGATAAAACCAGCGTTGCCAGTCTTTGGTTTTTAATTTCTTGGTTGGGGAAACATTCCTATTTCCTTCCTCGTGAAAGGTGATATCACTATAACAAGAATCTGATGGATAGTTCCGACATTTTGAAACTTTTCATGCGAAATGTCTCTTGACCATTTTAGTTCAATCAACCGATAGCAATATATTTGGATATGCGACTCATCAGTTGCCTGGCTATAACCGTAACCCTCATCTGCTGTCAAAGTCCCCAAAAGCTCAGTACGGGACTGGCAGAGGCATTCCAGTGCGAATGGAACGATTCGCATACCCATCAATTATGCCTGACGCAATCGGAAGAAGCACAATTTCCGAAACCCATCACCTATGAGATCTTCGATAAAGGGGGAAACATGATCAAAAATGGGAAAATCCGCTCGGGTTATGTCAAATGGATCACGGACACAGACATTGAATTATTTGAAACTCCCGGAATACTCCCGGAAGGCATAGAACGAGAAGATCTCGTAAAGATCTTTCAAATCAGAACTAAAAAA
This genomic stretch from Cytophagales bacterium harbors:
- the sucD gene encoding succinate--CoA ligase subunit alpha — protein: MSVLVNKDSKIIVQGFTGSEGTFHASQMIEYGSNVVGGVTPGKGGQTHLDKPVFNTVKEAVTATGADVTIIFVPPAFAADAIMEAADAGIKVIVTITEGIPVKDMMTAKPYARSKGATLVGPNCPGVITPEEAKVGIMPGFVFKKGKVGIVSKSGTLTYEAADQVVKAGYGISTAIGIGGDPIIGTSTKEAVQLLMNDPETDAIVMIGEIGGQYEADAARWIQSDGNKKPVVGFIAGQTAPPGRRMGHAGAIIGGKDDTAEAKMRIMEECGLNVVKSPADIGETIAGVLG